A section of the Gloeobacter violaceus PCC 7421 genome encodes:
- a CDS encoding helix-turn-helix domain-containing protein, protein MLGERIKLARRKAGYSLRNLADRMGGRVSAQAIGKYERGEMVPGSDNLIALSRALEVSVPYLLDSQGIELTGVDFRAQAGITGAERARVQTEVLEWVERYLQIERILELDDGQWEMPFAEPRKLASVQQAESLAEEVRNRWNLGWDPIPNVTELFEEQGFKVLVVGLPAKVSGFTCLVHRSQAQSAVPVVVVNEMCSIERRRLTMVHELGHRLIDPEPLCTSEEEKAATRFAGAFLMPKEHLIRECGRERHKLSYQELIDLKQLYKVSGAALLVRLRDIGVISDAYLTYAFQSFARTWRSQEPESLERDPTCAKLEPAQRFERLCHRALAEGLISLSKAAELLRRPVKVVESELKGPVASDADHHQ, encoded by the coding sequence ATGCTTGGTGAGCGCATTAAACTTGCCCGCCGGAAGGCGGGTTATTCGCTGCGGAATCTGGCGGATAGGATGGGTGGTCGCGTTTCTGCTCAGGCCATTGGCAAATACGAGCGCGGCGAGATGGTACCGGGTTCGGACAACCTGATTGCGCTGAGCCGGGCTCTAGAGGTCTCCGTACCCTACTTGCTGGATAGCCAGGGGATAGAGCTGACCGGCGTGGATTTTCGTGCCCAAGCCGGTATCACCGGAGCAGAGAGGGCACGTGTGCAGACTGAAGTTCTGGAGTGGGTGGAACGCTACTTGCAAATCGAGCGGATTTTAGAACTGGATGACGGGCAATGGGAGATGCCCTTTGCTGAGCCGCGCAAGCTTGCCAGTGTTCAGCAGGCCGAGTCCCTTGCTGAAGAGGTGCGCAACCGCTGGAATTTGGGTTGGGATCCCATCCCAAACGTGACCGAACTATTCGAAGAGCAGGGCTTTAAGGTACTGGTAGTCGGTTTGCCGGCAAAAGTGTCGGGTTTTACTTGTCTGGTACATAGAAGCCAAGCCCAAAGTGCAGTTCCAGTCGTCGTGGTCAATGAGATGTGCTCGATCGAACGCCGTCGGCTGACTATGGTTCACGAGCTGGGGCATCGTCTTATCGATCCCGAGCCGCTTTGCACAAGTGAAGAAGAGAAGGCGGCCACCCGTTTTGCCGGTGCCTTTCTCATGCCAAAAGAGCATCTGATCCGCGAATGCGGCCGGGAAAGACACAAGTTGAGTTACCAGGAGCTTATTGATCTCAAACAACTCTATAAAGTGAGCGGCGCTGCCCTGCTTGTGCGCCTGCGCGACATTGGCGTCATCTCCGATGCCTACCTCACCTATGCCTTCCAGTCGTTTGCGAGAACCTGGCGCAGCCAGGAACCGGAGTCTCTAGAACGCGACCCCACTTGTGCCAAACTTGAACCGGCCCAGCGGTTCGAGCGGCTTTGCCATCGCGCTCTGGCAGAGGGTCTGATTTCCTTGAGCAAAGCTGCAGAACTGCTCCGTCGCCCTGTAAAGGTTGTCGAAAGCGAATTGAAGGGTCCAGTTGCTTCCGATGCGGATCATCATCAGTGA